The genomic DNA CTGCACAAGGAGCTCTACCGCGAGTACTCGCTGCGTCCGCCCAAAGGCGTGCTGCTCTACGGCCCGCCCGGTTGCGGTAAGACGTTGATCGCAAAGGCGGTGGCGAACTCGCTGGCCAAGAAGATGGCCGAGGTTCGTGGCGACGACGCCCGCGAGGCGAAGAGCTACTTCCTCAACATCAAGGGTCCCGAGCTGCTGAACAAGTTCGTCGGCGAGACCGAACGCCACATCCGGCTGATCTTCCAGCGTGCCCGTGAGAAGGCCTCCGAGGGCACCCCGGTGATCGTGTTCTTCGACGAGATGGACTCCATCTTCCGTACCCGCGGCACCGGTGTCAGCTCCGATGTTGAGACAACCGTTGTGCCGCAGCTGCTTTCGGAGATCGACGGCGTGGAGGGGCTGGAGAACGTCATCGTCATCGGCGCCTCCAACCGCGAGGACATGATCGACCCGGCGATCCTGCGGCCCGGCCGCCTCGACGTCAAGATCAAGATCGAGCGGCCCGACGCCGAGTCCGCACAGGACATCTTCTCGAAGTACCTGACCGAAGCGCTGCCGGTGCACGCCGACGATCTCGCCGAGTTCGGCGACGACCGGGCCCTGACGATCAAGACGATGATCGAAAAGGTCGTAGACCGGATGTACGCCGAGATCGACGACAACCGGTTCCTGGAGGTCACCTACGCCAACGGTGACAAGGAAGTCATGTACTTCAAGGACTTCAACTCCGGCGCCATGATCCAGAACGTCGTCGACCGGGCGAAGAAGAACGCGATCAAGGCCGTACTGGAGACCGGTCAGCCCGGTCTGCGTATCCAGCACCTGCTGGATTCGATCGTCGACGAGTTCGCGGAGAACGAGGACCTGCCCAACACCACCAATCCCGATGACTGGGCCCGTATCTCGGGCAAGAAGGGCGAGCGGATCGTCTACATCCGCACGCTCGTCACCGGGAAGAGTTCGAGTGCTTCGCGGGCGATCGACACCGAGTCGAACCTGGGTCAGTACCTGTAGGCCGGTCTGGGTACTCCGGCATCCCCTCGGGCTTGGCGCACGGCCGAGGGAACTGACCCAGGGGGCGTCATGGCGGAGTCGGCAGCGCCGACCTTCCATGCTCGCGTTCGACGGTCGAT from Mycobacterium sp. DL440 includes the following:
- the arc gene encoding proteasome ATPase translates to MSESERSDGHAESFSAGHSQPMSSEDAAELESLRREAAVLREQLENAVGPQSGLRSARDVHQLEARIDSLASRNAKLMDTLKEARQQLLALREEVDRLGQPPSGYGVLLGTHEDDTVDVFTSGRKMRLTCSPNIETSSLKQGQTVRLNEALTVVEAGNFEAVGEISTLREILSDGHRALVVGHADEERIVWLAEPLVAAEDLPDLPDARQDDDRPRKLRPGDSLLVDTKAGYAFERIPKAEVEDLVLEEVPDVSYSDIGGLGRQIEQIRDAVELPFLHKELYREYSLRPPKGVLLYGPPGCGKTLIAKAVANSLAKKMAEVRGDDAREAKSYFLNIKGPELLNKFVGETERHIRLIFQRAREKASEGTPVIVFFDEMDSIFRTRGTGVSSDVETTVVPQLLSEIDGVEGLENVIVIGASNREDMIDPAILRPGRLDVKIKIERPDAESAQDIFSKYLTEALPVHADDLAEFGDDRALTIKTMIEKVVDRMYAEIDDNRFLEVTYANGDKEVMYFKDFNSGAMIQNVVDRAKKNAIKAVLETGQPGLRIQHLLDSIVDEFAENEDLPNTTNPDDWARISGKKGERIVYIRTLVTGKSSSASRAIDTESNLGQYL